In Bacteriovorax stolpii, a single genomic region encodes these proteins:
- the fusA gene encoding elongation factor G: protein MKLMAKTRNIGISAHIDSGKTTLTERILFYCNKIHKIEDVRGGGAGAKMDHMELEKEKGITITSAATTVTWEGLNGEGIKYAEGIDKECRINIIDTPGHVDFTVEVERSLRVLDGAILVLCSVAGVQSQSITVDRQMKRYSVPRMAFLNKMDRMGANPHKGVAALREKLYHNAVLMQLPIGAEENFKGVVDLITKQAYYFDGENGEKIRVEAMPADMADDVESFREKLLDAASEFDDNMVEKILGGETVTEEEIHNAIKKGVQSLKLTPVFMGSAFKNKGVQLLLNGVARYLPSPLTSAKPKAIDNNTNQKIELEPDNSKPLVCMAFKITDEQFGQLTYTRIYQGTLNKGDTIVNTRTKKKVRVGRIVRMNANDRENIETVGSGDIIALIGIDCASGDTFVAEDGPTHLSCEGMHVPAAVIELSISVKDKDQQTRLSKGLSRFMKEDPTFHVYTDEESAETRIAGMGELHLEIYVERLKREYNCDVQVGAPQVNYRETIRTEAKFDYLHKKQTGGSGQFGHVIGMIKPLAEEKKANEEEVFQFHNEIKGGAIPNEFIASCEKGFNDVMDKGPLAAFPLINVEVYLQDGRYHDVDSSDLAFRIASRMAMRQAVKAASPVILEPIMKVEVETPDEYQGGVIGDLSSRRGIIQASESNETGDVIINALVPLSEMFGYSTILRSMSAGKASYTMEFAKYAECPNNIGEKVMAERKEKLAAQAE from the coding sequence ATGAAATTAATGGCGAAGACCAGAAACATCGGGATCTCTGCTCACATCGACTCAGGAAAGACGACGTTAACTGAACGTATTCTTTTCTACTGTAACAAGATCCACAAGATCGAAGACGTTAGAGGTGGTGGTGCCGGAGCGAAGATGGACCACATGGAACTTGAAAAAGAAAAAGGGATCACAATTACTTCTGCAGCTACAACTGTAACTTGGGAAGGTCTAAATGGTGAAGGTATTAAATATGCTGAAGGCATCGATAAAGAATGTCGTATTAACATCATCGATACTCCGGGCCACGTTGACTTTACAGTAGAAGTAGAGCGTTCACTTCGCGTTCTTGACGGAGCTATTCTAGTTCTTTGTTCAGTTGCTGGTGTTCAGTCTCAATCAATCACGGTTGACCGTCAGATGAAGCGTTACTCAGTTCCTCGTATGGCCTTCCTTAACAAGATGGACCGTATGGGTGCTAACCCACATAAAGGTGTTGCGGCCCTTAGAGAAAAACTTTACCACAACGCAGTTTTAATGCAGCTTCCAATCGGTGCTGAAGAAAACTTCAAAGGTGTTGTTGATCTAATCACAAAACAAGCTTACTACTTCGACGGAGAAAACGGAGAGAAGATCAGAGTTGAAGCTATGCCTGCTGATATGGCAGACGATGTTGAGTCATTCAGAGAGAAGCTTCTTGATGCAGCTTCTGAATTCGATGACAACATGGTTGAAAAAATTCTTGGTGGCGAAACTGTTACTGAAGAAGAAATTCACAATGCAATTAAGAAAGGTGTTCAATCTCTTAAGCTTACTCCAGTATTCATGGGATCAGCTTTCAAGAACAAAGGTGTTCAACTTCTTCTTAACGGTGTTGCTAGATACCTTCCATCTCCGCTTACATCAGCGAAGCCAAAAGCTATCGACAACAACACAAACCAAAAAATCGAGCTTGAGCCAGATAACTCTAAGCCACTTGTTTGTATGGCGTTCAAGATTACTGACGAGCAATTCGGTCAGTTAACTTACACTCGTATTTACCAAGGGACTTTAAATAAAGGTGACACGATCGTTAACACTCGTACAAAGAAAAAAGTACGTGTTGGACGTATCGTACGTATGAACGCTAACGACAGAGAGAACATCGAAACTGTAGGTTCAGGTGACATCATCGCTCTAATCGGTATCGACTGTGCTTCAGGGGATACATTCGTAGCTGAAGACGGACCAACGCATTTATCATGTGAAGGTATGCACGTACCAGCAGCGGTTATCGAGCTTTCGATCTCTGTTAAAGATAAAGATCAACAAACAAGACTTTCAAAAGGTCTTTCACGTTTCATGAAAGAAGACCCTACTTTCCACGTTTACACAGATGAAGAATCTGCTGAAACACGTATTGCAGGTATGGGAGAGCTTCACCTTGAGATTTACGTAGAAAGATTAAAACGTGAATACAACTGTGACGTTCAAGTAGGTGCTCCTCAGGTTAACTACCGTGAGACAATCAGAACTGAAGCTAAGTTCGATTACCTACACAAGAAACAAACAGGGGGTTCTGGTCAGTTCGGTCACGTAATCGGTATGATCAAGCCACTTGCTGAAGAAAAGAAGGCCAACGAGGAAGAAGTATTCCAGTTCCATAACGAAATCAAAGGGGGAGCAATCCCTAACGAATTCATCGCTTCATGTGAAAAAGGATTCAACGACGTTATGGATAAGGGACCTCTAGCTGCGTTCCCACTAATCAACGTAGAAGTATACCTACAAGACGGTCGTTACCACGATGTAGACTCTTCTGACCTTGCTTTCCGTATTGCTTCTCGTATGGCGATGAGACAAGCTGTAAAAGCTGCTTCTCCAGTTATCCTAGAGCCAATCATGAAAGTTGAAGTTGAGACACCAGATGAGTACCAAGGGGGGGTTATTGGTGACCTTTCTTCTCGTCGCGGGATCATCCAGGCTTCTGAATCAAACGAAACAGGTGACGTTATCATTAACGCTCTTGTTCCACTTTCAGAAATGTTCGGTTACTCGACAATTCTACGTTCTATGTCTGCTGGTAAAGCTTCTTACACAATGGAATTCGCGAAATACGCTGAATGTCCAAACAACATTGGTGAGAAAGTTATGGCAGAAAGAAAAGAGAAACTTGCAGCTCAAGCTGAGTAG
- a CDS encoding flagellar motor protein MotB, giving the protein MADEKAPIIIKRINKGHGGAHGGAWKVAFADFMTAMMAFFLVMWLMGADESTKAAIADYFTTATIFKGGSDSVGKIGSTPNTSYSVLNGQEGGFDQADVTEPARPRPVYLQEHKVLSKLVDELFDGNAFSADYNSDYLKFAIPGNIVFQFGSTEISFEGKVYLKKLADVFRDYEGTVSIVGHTEKGEGATEQANWDLSFKRAMAIRNSLIKDFGVLPDKLIPVAQSSATVSSEEEEKGINVNRRVEFILRHRNF; this is encoded by the coding sequence ATGGCAGATGAAAAAGCGCCTATTATCATTAAAAGAATTAATAAAGGACACGGTGGTGCTCACGGTGGTGCCTGGAAAGTAGCCTTCGCGGACTTCATGACTGCGATGATGGCGTTCTTCCTGGTAATGTGGCTGATGGGTGCCGACGAGTCGACTAAAGCGGCGATCGCCGATTACTTTACCACCGCCACAATCTTTAAAGGTGGATCAGATTCAGTAGGAAAAATCGGTAGTACGCCGAATACTTCGTATTCAGTGCTTAACGGACAAGAAGGCGGGTTCGACCAGGCAGATGTTACAGAGCCAGCTCGTCCCCGCCCCGTTTATCTTCAAGAGCACAAAGTTTTATCAAAACTTGTGGATGAACTCTTTGACGGTAATGCCTTCTCTGCTGACTACAATTCGGATTATTTAAAGTTTGCTATCCCTGGAAATATTGTTTTCCAATTTGGCTCAACAGAAATTTCCTTTGAAGGAAAAGTGTATCTGAAGAAACTCGCAGACGTCTTTAGAGACTATGAAGGAACTGTCTCTATTGTAGGTCACACTGAAAAAGGTGAAGGAGCAACTGAGCAGGCCAACTGGGACCTCTCTTTTAAGCGCGCCATGGCCATCAGAAACTCTCTTATTAAAGACTTTGGAGTCTTGCCTGACAAGTTGATCCCCGTGGCCCAATCGAGTGCAACGGTGTCTTCTGAAGAGGAAGAAAAAGGGATTAACGTTAACCGCAGGGTTGAGTTTATCCTTCGCCATAGAAATTTTTAG
- the motA gene encoding flagellar motor stator protein MotA — protein sequence MFTIVGAVVTTVCVIMGYVLHHGNLAILWQPTEVLIIGGAAVGSLVMANNPFVIKAMLAKCIQALKGTGISKAAYIELLQCMFELIKMASANPISIEPHVENPEGSEIFKRYPAVLHNHHAIDFICDTLKVQIASSLSPYDLEDLMNADLDIVTEEEHVLVGGINRVSDAMPGLGIVAAVLGVVITMGKLTQGKEVIGMSVAAALVGTFLGILFSYGYLQPLAAKVESNLKEEMRFMITAKICLLAFSKGVNAKVCAEFGRRSIPTEFRPTFKEVDEATANAGKK from the coding sequence ATGTTCACTATAGTGGGTGCAGTCGTTACTACAGTCTGTGTTATCATGGGATACGTTCTTCACCATGGTAACTTAGCGATTCTTTGGCAGCCAACTGAGGTTCTCATCATTGGTGGTGCCGCTGTTGGATCTCTGGTTATGGCCAACAATCCATTTGTTATCAAGGCCATGCTTGCAAAATGTATTCAAGCTTTAAAAGGAACCGGGATTTCAAAGGCAGCTTATATCGAACTACTTCAGTGTATGTTCGAACTTATTAAGATGGCCTCGGCAAACCCGATCTCAATCGAACCTCACGTTGAAAATCCAGAGGGGTCAGAAATTTTTAAACGCTACCCTGCTGTTTTACACAATCACCACGCGATTGATTTTATCTGCGATACTTTGAAAGTTCAGATTGCTTCGTCACTATCTCCTTACGATCTTGAAGATCTAATGAATGCTGACTTGGATATCGTAACGGAAGAAGAGCACGTTCTGGTTGGTGGTATTAACCGCGTATCGGATGCCATGCCAGGTCTGGGGATCGTTGCGGCGGTTCTTGGGGTAGTTATCACCATGGGTAAGCTGACTCAAGGTAAGGAAGTTATCGGTATGTCGGTTGCGGCCGCTCTGGTAGGTACGTTCCTCGGGATCTTATTCTCATACGGTTACCTACAGCCACTTGCTGCCAAAGTAGAATCGAACTTAAAAGAAGAAATGCGTTTTATGATCACGGCCAAAATTTGTCTACTTGCCTTTTCTAAGGGAGTAAACGCAAAAGTTTGTGCTGAGTTTGGTAGAAGAAGTATTCCAACGGAATTCCGCCCTACATTCAAGGAAGTGGATGAAGCGACGGCAAACGCTGGGAAAAAGTAA
- a CDS encoding MarC family protein yields MEFTPAITDVLKFFITLISIVNPIGAIPVFLGFVRNHNSINVKKLANHTATAVTITILISLICGQAVLNFFGISVASFTIGGGILLTTTAFSMISGQQSNSKINNDEIRSIDFEREIGIIPLAIPLLSGPGAISTSIIHAKNFTSSIHWIAGIVMVLVVGLIIKIILSYAEKIGEKLGQIGLNVMTRIMGLILLSMSIEMIAYGIKEIMPILKGVF; encoded by the coding sequence ATGGAATTTACTCCGGCAATCACTGATGTGCTTAAATTTTTTATCACACTGATTTCTATCGTTAACCCGATTGGTGCGATCCCCGTGTTTTTAGGTTTCGTGAGAAACCATAATTCCATCAACGTAAAAAAGCTTGCGAACCACACGGCCACAGCGGTTACCATTACCATCTTAATCAGCTTAATCTGCGGCCAGGCCGTTTTAAATTTCTTCGGGATCTCTGTTGCCTCATTCACCATCGGTGGTGGAATTCTTTTAACCACTACGGCCTTCAGTATGATTTCCGGGCAGCAATCAAATTCAAAAATCAATAATGATGAAATCAGGTCTATCGACTTCGAGCGAGAAATTGGAATCATCCCACTGGCGATTCCACTTCTTTCAGGCCCTGGTGCTATTTCAACTTCTATCATTCACGCTAAAAACTTCACCAGCTCCATTCACTGGATCGCTGGTATCGTCATGGTTCTCGTTGTCGGATTAATCATCAAAATCATTTTAAGTTACGCTGAAAAAATCGGAGAGAAACTCGGCCAGATTGGCCTAAACGTTATGACCAGAATCATGGGTTTAATTCTTTTATCAATGTCGATTGAAATGATTGCCTATGGTATTAAAGAGATCATGCCGATTCTTAAAGGCGTGTTTTAA
- a CDS encoding Bax inhibitor-1/YccA family protein, protein MERNTRYNNGLDVETRSQVMAGFMTRVYQWMAIGVLLTAGISTYIGNNDQMAMTIVQNRFLFWAVIIAQFGVVLGLSAMIQRMSAAMATGLFLLYSALTGVTFSTIFLIYTHASIQSAFFTTAIGFAGLSAFGLFTKKDLGPIGTFCTMGLFGLIGYSLLAIFFPAMMGGTAGLVFSLIGLLIFAGLTAYDTQKIKLMGQHAINAEERSKITILGALTLYLDFINLFLIILRFTGDRRR, encoded by the coding sequence ATGGAAAGAAATACACGTTACAATAACGGCCTGGACGTAGAGACGCGTTCACAAGTCATGGCCGGATTCATGACCAGAGTTTATCAATGGATGGCCATTGGTGTTTTACTGACTGCTGGGATTTCAACTTACATCGGAAACAACGATCAAATGGCGATGACTATCGTTCAGAATAGATTTTTATTCTGGGCCGTGATTATTGCTCAATTCGGAGTTGTGCTTGGTTTATCAGCAATGATTCAAAGAATGAGTGCTGCAATGGCCACAGGGCTATTTCTGCTTTACTCTGCGCTTACTGGCGTGACGTTCTCGACGATCTTTTTAATCTACACTCATGCAAGCATCCAGTCTGCGTTTTTTACAACAGCGATTGGGTTTGCCGGGCTTTCAGCTTTTGGTCTCTTCACTAAAAAAGACTTGGGACCTATCGGGACATTCTGTACAATGGGTCTTTTTGGACTTATTGGTTACTCGCTTCTAGCGATCTTCTTCCCAGCAATGATGGGTGGAACAGCTGGGTTAGTGTTTAGCTTAATTGGACTTCTGATCTTTGCCGGGCTAACAGCTTACGACACTCAGAAAATTAAACTAATGGGTCAACACGCAATCAACGCAGAAGAAAGATCAAAGATCACTATTCTTGGTGCTCTTACTCTTTACTTAGACTTCATTAACTTGTTCTTGATTATTTTAAGATTCACTGGCGACAGACGTCGTTAA
- the murJ gene encoding murein biosynthesis integral membrane protein MurJ → MSNNKKSGALFVGLGIFLSRIAGLLRERAFAHYFGNSDAGDAFKAALKIPNFLQNLFGEGVLSASFIPVYAGLLAREHNEKTENPEHHLEASRVALTIGSLMFLMTSFLVVGGIVATPFLIDTIAPGFEGPKRELTIKLVQIFFPGTGLVVMSAWCLGILNSHRRFFLSYVAPVIWNVAIIATLLMFGNGSSQYDLAIYTGWGLVAGSFLQVAVQLPTTIQLLKTFRFSMETANLHVRIILKNFVPSIVSRGVVQVSSYIDNILASLLPTGAVSNLAYAQTLYLLPVSLFGMSISASELPEMSSITGSPEEIYAKLRDRLQRGIARISFFIVPSLCAFLILGDILVAALFQTGKFTEKDTHVVWMVLIGSSVGLLASTIGRLYSSTFFSLKDTKTTLNFAIVRIFFTTILGYLFAFKFAPMISSDPVYATAGLTASAGISGWIEFVLLQKKLNKIIGKTGVEYRYQSKLWGSALIASAAGLSIKFFIHLGLLEHPIPRAVIILGVYGVLYFGITYLIGIEESQSIINKIKSKVLRS, encoded by the coding sequence ATGAGTAACAATAAAAAAAGCGGCGCTTTATTTGTCGGGCTTGGGATTTTTTTAAGCCGAATTGCAGGTCTTCTTAGAGAGAGAGCTTTCGCTCACTACTTCGGTAACTCTGATGCCGGTGATGCCTTTAAAGCGGCCTTAAAAATTCCTAACTTTTTACAGAACCTTTTTGGCGAAGGGGTTCTTTCAGCTTCTTTTATTCCTGTCTACGCCGGTCTTCTGGCCCGCGAGCACAACGAAAAAACAGAAAATCCAGAACATCACCTGGAAGCTTCGCGTGTCGCTTTGACGATCGGAAGTTTAATGTTCCTGATGACGTCTTTTTTAGTGGTCGGAGGAATTGTTGCCACTCCTTTTCTCATCGATACAATCGCTCCCGGATTTGAAGGACCAAAGCGCGAACTAACTATTAAACTTGTACAAATCTTTTTCCCGGGAACAGGTCTGGTTGTTATGTCGGCCTGGTGTTTGGGGATTCTTAACAGCCATAGAAGATTCTTTCTTTCCTATGTCGCTCCAGTTATCTGGAACGTGGCCATCATCGCCACACTTTTAATGTTCGGTAACGGCTCAAGCCAATACGACCTGGCCATTTACACTGGTTGGGGTCTTGTGGCAGGAAGTTTCCTGCAAGTGGCAGTTCAACTTCCAACAACCATTCAACTTCTAAAAACTTTCCGCTTTTCCATGGAGACTGCAAACCTCCATGTAAGAATCATCTTAAAGAACTTTGTTCCAAGTATTGTTTCTCGTGGAGTTGTTCAGGTGAGTTCATACATCGACAACATCCTGGCCTCACTTCTTCCAACGGGAGCCGTCTCTAACCTGGCCTACGCCCAGACCCTTTATCTTCTTCCTGTTTCATTATTTGGAATGAGTATTTCGGCCAGTGAGCTTCCGGAAATGAGTTCGATCACCGGCTCGCCTGAAGAAATCTATGCCAAGCTTCGCGATCGCCTGCAAAGAGGAATCGCCCGCATTAGTTTTTTCATTGTCCCATCTCTATGTGCCTTTTTAATTCTGGGAGACATTTTAGTTGCGGCCCTTTTCCAGACGGGAAAATTCACTGAGAAAGACACGCATGTTGTGTGGATGGTTTTAATCGGTTCTAGTGTGGGGCTTCTTGCTTCTACTATCGGACGACTTTACTCTTCAACTTTCTTCTCACTTAAAGATACAAAAACAACTCTTAACTTTGCTATCGTTCGTATTTTCTTTACGACGATCCTTGGATACTTGTTTGCTTTTAAATTTGCACCAATGATCAGCAGTGACCCGGTTTATGCAACCGCAGGTCTGACAGCATCGGCCGGAATCAGTGGATGGATTGAATTCGTGCTGCTTCAAAAAAAGCTCAACAAAATCATCGGGAAAACCGGTGTTGAATACCGCTATCAATCAAAACTTTGGGGAAGTGCTTTAATCGCCAGTGCCGCAGGCCTTTCGATTAAGTTCTTCATTCACTTAGGTTTACTAGAGCACCCGATCCCTCGCGCAGTGATTATCTTGGGTGTTTATGGTGTGCTGTATTTCGGGATTACTTATTTGATTGGCATTGAAGAGTCGCAATCTATTATTAATAAAATTAAATCAAAGGTACTGAGGTCATAA
- a CDS encoding LysR family transcriptional regulator produces MIETSQLQTLVAVTRAKSFSKAAEVLGVTQSAISQSIKNLESKLEIKIFKRSGKAVILTSEGEKLYRLGTQFLEEMEETLTELQGDRDQMQGKVRIGTLTGIGKTWLAKEVVWHAKENPELQLSVRMGHQEDLLLDFEANKIDILILPEDDVPLHGEKEFFMEEKSTLVIPREMKDVYFNTKLTLETLEKIPTILFEQDDLLFLKWCRSKFKATPKKLNVRFSVNSHGHMLQAVSEGLGIAVVPNHVLNRSYFKDKVLTLGNEYEVPSGKLYIVYHKESENLLRIKNTIDRLLSHRDTFNT; encoded by the coding sequence TTGATCGAAACATCGCAACTCCAGACATTAGTGGCCGTGACCCGTGCCAAAAGTTTTTCTAAGGCCGCGGAAGTCTTAGGTGTAACCCAATCTGCCATCAGCCAGAGTATCAAGAATCTTGAGTCTAAATTGGAGATCAAGATCTTTAAGCGCTCGGGAAAGGCGGTGATTTTAACGTCTGAAGGCGAGAAACTCTACCGCCTGGGAACTCAGTTTCTGGAAGAAATGGAAGAGACCCTGACTGAACTTCAGGGGGATCGCGATCAAATGCAGGGGAAGGTGAGAATCGGAACCCTGACAGGTATTGGGAAGACGTGGCTTGCAAAAGAAGTTGTCTGGCACGCAAAAGAAAACCCTGAACTTCAACTTTCAGTCCGCATGGGACATCAGGAAGATTTGCTTCTTGATTTCGAGGCCAACAAAATTGATATCCTGATTTTACCTGAAGACGATGTGCCTCTTCATGGTGAGAAAGAATTCTTCATGGAAGAAAAATCGACACTGGTTATTCCACGTGAGATGAAGGATGTGTATTTCAACACAAAGCTGACGCTTGAAACGTTGGAAAAAATTCCGACTATCTTATTTGAGCAAGATGATCTGCTCTTTTTAAAATGGTGCAGAAGTAAATTTAAAGCGACTCCAAAAAAATTGAATGTGCGCTTCTCTGTAAACTCACACGGTCATATGCTCCAGGCAGTAAGTGAAGGTCTGGGAATCGCTGTTGTGCCCAATCACGTTTTAAATCGTTCGTATTTCAAAGATAAGGTTCTAACGCTTGGTAACGAATATGAAGTACCGAGTGGAAAGCTTTATATTGTCTATCATAAAGAATCAGAAAATCTTCTGCGTATCAAAAATACTATTGATAGACTGCTCTCACATCGTGATACATTTAATACATGA
- a CDS encoding GNAT family N-acetyltransferase, producing the protein MSFSIATLKEINFDSKILKQVEDIFFLSTSVKSFASEERRLTFFKRWCGDYQTHYPQEFFVVMEGEKVLGYLSGCQDSFASLKVLDVPGGAVFLDQFEKFPAHLHINFHPDARGKGLGSLLVHHYMKVLKGQGIKGLHLTTSPDAQNVNFYLRLGFTHTVKREFKGPELYFMGAILD; encoded by the coding sequence ATGAGTTTTTCTATCGCCACTTTAAAAGAAATCAATTTTGATTCCAAAATTCTAAAACAAGTTGAAGACATCTTTTTTCTTTCGACTTCGGTTAAGAGTTTTGCTTCTGAAGAAAGGCGCCTGACGTTCTTTAAACGCTGGTGCGGCGACTACCAGACTCATTATCCACAGGAGTTTTTTGTAGTGATGGAAGGGGAAAAGGTACTAGGTTATCTCAGTGGATGCCAGGACTCTTTTGCCTCTTTGAAAGTGCTCGATGTCCCCGGAGGCGCAGTTTTTCTCGATCAGTTTGAAAAATTTCCGGCCCATTTGCATATCAATTTTCATCCGGACGCTAGGGGGAAGGGACTAGGGAGTCTTCTGGTTCATCACTATATGAAAGTGCTTAAAGGCCAAGGAATTAAAGGGCTTCATCTCACAACTTCACCTGATGCTCAGAACGTAAATTTTTACTTACGCCTGGGTTTTACACATACAGTTAAGCGCGAGTTCAAAGGCCCAGAGCTCTACTTTATGGGCGCCATACTTGATTAA
- a CDS encoding cysteine desulfurase family protein yields MERSISNRFYFDYNATSPLSKRVVDFLHSGDFLFGNPASLHQSGKKSRKFINESIEYIQRLFNLREHRLFFHSGASEGINSIFKGLAFKFFKEGKKASFFFSEVDHACVVQLKNDLEALGHVVQFFGVDKNGLFDKEKLIKSLLNEVSEGRECFMNYTYVNNESGVVWPLEWAAEIKKETRCFVHVDAVQAAGKIPNWEVLNEELDAYTFSGHKFGALKGIGFTFFKKDLEFNPLIVGGTQQEGLRAGTENALGVYSIKLALHDMKENFNPDDLSVAKNELEEALVEFIGDRGEVVARSSPYRNLNTIFLVLYGQKAEVLSAKFDMMGIDLSTGSACSSGIIKENRILMAMGYSYEDSRAALRFSFSPFLRKSEVAGYVEKIKSILK; encoded by the coding sequence TTGGAGAGATCAATCAGTAATCGTTTCTACTTTGATTATAATGCAACATCCCCGCTATCGAAGAGAGTCGTAGACTTTCTCCATAGCGGGGATTTTCTTTTTGGCAATCCGGCCTCACTTCACCAATCCGGAAAAAAATCCCGCAAGTTCATCAACGAAAGTATTGAATACATCCAGCGCCTATTTAACCTAAGAGAGCATAGACTTTTTTTTCATTCGGGGGCCTCTGAAGGAATCAACTCGATTTTTAAAGGTCTGGCATTTAAGTTTTTTAAAGAAGGAAAAAAAGCGAGCTTCTTCTTTTCAGAAGTCGATCATGCTTGTGTTGTTCAATTGAAAAATGACCTCGAGGCCCTGGGCCATGTCGTACAGTTTTTTGGTGTGGATAAAAATGGACTCTTTGATAAGGAGAAGCTGATTAAAAGTCTCCTTAACGAAGTGAGCGAAGGGCGTGAGTGTTTTATGAATTACACTTACGTCAATAATGAATCCGGAGTCGTTTGGCCGCTTGAATGGGCGGCGGAAATAAAAAAAGAGACAAGGTGTTTTGTTCATGTGGATGCTGTTCAGGCCGCAGGAAAAATCCCGAATTGGGAAGTTTTAAATGAGGAGCTTGATGCTTACACATTTTCAGGCCACAAGTTTGGTGCGCTTAAAGGAATTGGTTTTACTTTCTTTAAAAAAGACCTAGAGTTCAATCCATTAATCGTGGGAGGAACTCAGCAAGAAGGTTTGCGTGCAGGAACGGAAAATGCACTTGGTGTGTATTCCATCAAGCTGGCCCTTCATGATATGAAAGAGAATTTTAACCCTGATGACCTCTCAGTTGCTAAAAATGAGCTGGAAGAGGCGCTGGTAGAGTTTATAGGGGATCGTGGTGAGGTGGTTGCGCGTTCATCTCCATACCGCAATCTCAATACTATTTTTCTGGTGCTTTATGGGCAGAAAGCAGAAGTCCTAAGTGCGAAGTTTGATATGATGGGGATTGATCTCTCTACAGGCTCAGCATGTTCATCAGGTATTATCAAAGAAAACCGCATTCTCATGGCCATGGGTTATAGTTATGAAGACTCAAGGGCGGCGCTGAGATTTTCATTCTCACCTTTTTTACGTAAATCCGAAGTGGCGGGTTATGTGGAAAAAATTAAATCAATCTTAAAGTAG
- a CDS encoding CCA tRNA nucleotidyltransferase has protein sequence MMILSLFPADLKQFLSEVESSGARLCLVGGGSRDFLREGTLSNDLDFEVRGVEISALKSFFKKRGLTYTELPYDIVRLDFKGFDLEFSSPRLENPLTGNKTHHHFEVVLDKELSYDRAFARRDFTLNAIGIEFHFTKDEARVVDPYNGVRDLEEKTLREISDYFFLDSVRFLRLVRFQVKYNFNISDSIKNQMGLFDLSELSIHHFKSEMKKSKNAGAFINEFSKLVRDYQLPVKDVYKIWKNIHFSSDLETIEDLLVSVFLKRPEAAKEVAAFFSLPDKTLKDLTSFYNSYHAVLKLKKEDLIPLCQSEMDAPEVMVVLRDLKNLEDKKEWRKYFPSHLIISWDDWADECVDAELIQVTPAPLRSYLRFYQTMKRVIQ, from the coding sequence ATGATGATTCTCTCTCTATTTCCGGCCGACTTAAAACAATTTCTTAGCGAAGTTGAAAGTAGTGGTGCGCGTTTGTGCCTTGTCGGTGGGGGAAGCCGCGACTTTTTAAGGGAAGGAACTCTATCTAACGACCTGGACTTTGAAGTCAGGGGAGTGGAGATCAGTGCGCTAAAATCTTTTTTTAAAAAAAGAGGACTCACTTACACTGAACTCCCGTATGACATTGTCCGCTTGGACTTTAAAGGCTTTGACCTGGAGTTCTCTTCACCACGTCTGGAAAATCCACTTACAGGAAATAAAACCCATCACCATTTTGAAGTGGTGCTTGATAAAGAACTCTCTTACGATCGTGCTTTTGCCAGAAGAGATTTTACTCTAAATGCCATTGGTATCGAGTTTCATTTTACTAAAGATGAGGCCCGCGTTGTCGATCCTTATAACGGAGTGAGGGACTTAGAAGAAAAAACGCTTCGAGAAATCAGCGATTATTTTTTCCTCGACTCTGTCAGGTTTCTTCGCCTGGTGCGCTTCCAGGTGAAATATAATTTCAATATCAGCGATAGCATTAAAAACCAAATGGGCCTTTTTGATTTGAGTGAACTCTCAATACATCACTTTAAATCGGAGATGAAAAAATCAAAAAATGCTGGGGCCTTTATCAATGAATTTTCAAAGCTGGTGAGAGATTATCAGCTACCGGTAAAAGATGTTTATAAGATCTGGAAGAACATTCATTTTTCTTCTGATCTTGAGACCATTGAAGATTTATTGGTAAGTGTTTTCTTAAAACGACCAGAGGCCGCAAAAGAAGTGGCCGCTTTTTTCTCACTGCCTGATAAAACCTTAAAGGACCTGACGTCTTTTTATAATTCTTATCATGCCGTCTTAAAATTAAAAAAAGAGGACCTGATTCCTCTGTGTCAAAGCGAGATGGATGCACCGGAAGTGATGGTGGTTCTTCGCGATTTAAAAAACCTGGAAGATAAAAAAGAGTGGAGAAAGTATTTTCCAAGCCATCTTATTATTTCCTGGGATGACTGGGCCGATGAATGTGTGGATGCTGAGTTGATTCAGGTAACACCTGCACCTCTTCGTTCATATCTGCGTTTTTATCAGACGATGAAAAGGGTTATTCAATGA